One Erythrobacter sp. SDW2 genomic region harbors:
- a CDS encoding APC family permease, producing the protein MGIGVMIGAGIFALTGQIAELAGPLFPLSFIAGAIVTALAAYSYIKMSNAWPSSGGIAMILQKAYGPGTVAAAASLLMALSMVINESLVARTFSTYALRPFEMQDNGLLQSALALALIVFAYLVNASGNRSVSMVSIVMSAIKIGGIAIFAIAALWVSGLSGGVFAEPTGQFGWEGMVASVAFSILAFKGFTTITNSGGEIVDPHRNVGRTIMIAIGICVVTYLLVAAAVGASLGIDEIVEARDYSLAAAAEPALGRVGFWFTIVIAITATASGVVASVFAVSRMLTMLTEMKMIPHSHFGMKGSLRSHLLVYTVVVAGVLAVLFDLSRIAALGVFFYLVMDMLVHWGVLRNLRKEIGARAEILLAALAADLVVLGAFTWTKLQSDAMIVLYAVLGIAIVFFGEHLFLRRKEANEDELA; encoded by the coding sequence ATGGGCATCGGGGTGATGATCGGCGCGGGTATCTTCGCACTCACTGGACAGATCGCCGAACTCGCCGGACCATTGTTCCCGCTGTCATTCATCGCCGGTGCCATCGTCACTGCGTTGGCGGCATACAGCTACATCAAGATGTCGAACGCCTGGCCATCTTCAGGCGGCATCGCGATGATCCTGCAAAAGGCATACGGCCCCGGCACCGTCGCCGCTGCGGCTTCGCTTCTCATGGCACTTTCTATGGTGATCAATGAAAGCCTCGTCGCGCGCACATTTTCCACCTACGCGCTACGTCCCTTCGAGATGCAGGACAACGGCCTGCTGCAGTCGGCACTCGCACTGGCGCTGATCGTGTTCGCCTATCTCGTGAATGCTTCGGGCAACCGCTCGGTGAGCATGGTCTCGATTGTCATGTCCGCGATCAAGATTGGGGGTATCGCGATCTTCGCCATCGCCGCGCTCTGGGTGAGCGGGCTTTCGGGTGGAGTCTTTGCCGAGCCGACAGGCCAATTCGGATGGGAAGGCATGGTTGCTTCCGTCGCCTTCTCGATCCTTGCCTTCAAGGGCTTCACGACAATCACGAACAGCGGCGGCGAGATCGTTGACCCGCACCGCAATGTCGGGCGCACGATCATGATAGCCATTGGCATCTGCGTCGTGACTTACCTCCTCGTTGCGGCTGCAGTGGGTGCGAGCCTTGGTATCGACGAGATCGTGGAGGCGCGGGATTACTCGCTGGCGGCCGCTGCAGAACCCGCGCTTGGCCGCGTAGGGTTCTGGTTCACGATTGTGATCGCCATTACCGCGACCGCCTCTGGCGTCGTGGCGAGCGTGTTCGCCGTATCCCGCATGCTGACAATGCTCACCGAGATGAAGATGATCCCGCACAGCCACTTCGGAATGAAAGGTAGTCTGCGCAGCCACCTGTTGGTCTACACAGTGGTGGTCGCCGGAGTCCTTGCGGTCCTGTTCGACCTTTCCCGCATTGCTGCCCTTGGCGTGTTCTTTTACCTGGTCATGGACATGCTCGTGCATTGGGGCGTCCTGCGGAACCTGCGCAAGGAAATCGGTGCGCGGGCCGAGATCCTTCTGGCAGCACTGGCAGCTGATCTGGTCGTCCTGGGAGCCTTCACGTGGACCAAGTTGCAGAGCGACGCGATGATCGTTCTTTATGCCGTGCTGGGGATCGCAATTGTCTTCTTTGGAGAGCATCTGTTCCTGCGCCGCAAAGAAGCGAACGAAGACGAGCTCGCCTAG
- a CDS encoding 3,4-dihydroxy-2-butanone-4-phosphate synthase, which produces MTRVDQSLEPALEALKRGGIVVLTGDRLRGGDIDFCTPASMVTPEKINFMATHGRGLICLTLTSEAAMGLGISLMNPTSERQTERPFGNSIEAAEGVTTGISAADRAHTILVAVADGARADHLVSPGHVFPLIARSGGVAERMSAVEGSIDLCRRADVGEAAVICSIMRDDGEMARIDDIADLVAEHGLAVADISLLA; this is translated from the coding sequence ATGACCAGAGTCGACCAATCGCTCGAACCTGCTCTGGAAGCGCTGAAACGTGGCGGGATCGTCGTCCTCACCGGCGACCGGCTGCGCGGCGGCGATATCGATTTCTGCACCCCCGCCAGCATGGTCACGCCCGAAAAGATCAACTTCATGGCGACCCACGGCCGCGGCCTGATCTGTCTGACGCTGACCAGCGAGGCGGCCATGGGGCTGGGCATCTCGCTGATGAACCCGACCTCCGAACGCCAGACCGAGCGGCCCTTCGGCAACTCGATCGAGGCCGCCGAAGGCGTCACCACCGGAATCTCAGCCGCCGACCGGGCGCATACCATCCTTGTCGCCGTGGCCGACGGAGCGCGGGCCGATCACCTTGTCTCCCCCGGCCATGTCTTCCCGCTCATCGCCCGCAGCGGCGGCGTGGCGGAGCGCATGTCGGCGGTCGAAGGCTCGATCGACCTGTGCCGCCGCGCCGACGTGGGCGAAGCCGCCGTGATCTGCTCCATCATGCGCGACGACGGCGAAATGGCCCGGATCGACGACATCGCCGATCTGGTCGCAGAGCACGGGCTGGCCGTGGCCGATATCAGCCTGCTGGCCTGA
- a CDS encoding DUF305 domain-containing protein: protein MTEHKQHHGDGGNYWRFMAMVATSTAIMFGLMYLNTYEIDHVFWSETRFWMTFVMGGMMMIVMLLFMWGMYKDKTKNFIILGVGSLTFAVALWLVRSQATVNDEEYMAAMIPHHSIAIMTSARAEITDPRVRKLADSIIEAQVKEIAEMKMLIEDIETNGEMGDGTPLPARTTELTPELLQEAEKAVERRISPAVRDEVTVGE, encoded by the coding sequence ATGACTGAGCATAAGCAACATCACGGCGATGGGGGCAACTACTGGCGCTTCATGGCGATGGTGGCGACGTCGACCGCGATCATGTTCGGTTTGATGTATCTCAACACGTACGAAATCGATCACGTGTTCTGGAGCGAAACGCGCTTCTGGATGACCTTCGTCATGGGCGGCATGATGATGATCGTCATGCTGCTCTTCATGTGGGGCATGTACAAGGATAAGACCAAGAACTTCATCATCCTGGGCGTCGGTAGTCTGACCTTCGCAGTGGCGCTCTGGTTGGTTCGCAGCCAAGCGACCGTCAACGATGAAGAATATATGGCAGCGATGATCCCGCATCACTCGATCGCAATCATGACGAGCGCGCGGGCTGAGATCACCGACCCGCGTGTTCGCAAACTTGCAGACTCCATCATCGAAGCGCAGGTCAAGGAAATCGCCGAGATGAAGATGCTGATCGAAGACATTGAGACCAATGGCGAAATGGGCGATGGTACGCCTCTTCCTGCACGTACGACGGAGCTGACACCGGAGCTGCTGCAGGAAGCCGAAAAGGCGGTCGAACGTCGTATCAGTCCGGCGGTGCGCGACGAGGTCACGGTGGGCGAATAA
- a CDS encoding aldo/keto reductase family oxidoreductase: MSQLPPPPAMRRLGTSDIEISPLAWGMWRLAENGRTAAEAARLVHAALDAGITLLDTADIYGFDGKAGFGDAEALLGEVLAAEPALRSSMVLASKGGILPPLPYDQSAEYLSGAIDASLRRMQVETIDLYQIHRPDILAHPQEVARTLEDAVAAGKIRSIGVSNFTQAQTEALAHFLDTPLVATQPEISPLRIDCFENGELDQAMRLGMTPLAWSPLGGGRLLAPESARDKDVATELDRIAAEQGVSRSVAAYGWLMAHPAGIVPIIGSQSTARIAESTQALGMRWTRQDWYAVLVAARGERLP; the protein is encoded by the coding sequence ATGAGCCAATTGCCACCTCCGCCCGCCATGCGCCGTCTCGGCACGAGCGATATCGAGATCAGCCCGCTCGCCTGGGGCATGTGGCGGCTGGCCGAGAATGGCCGCACCGCTGCCGAGGCCGCAAGGCTGGTCCACGCCGCGCTCGATGCCGGGATCACCCTGCTCGACACGGCCGACATCTATGGCTTTGACGGAAAGGCCGGCTTCGGCGATGCCGAGGCACTACTGGGGGAAGTCCTGGCGGCGGAACCTGCCCTGCGCAGCAGCATGGTACTGGCGAGCAAGGGCGGGATCCTGCCCCCGCTGCCCTATGACCAGTCGGCGGAATATCTCTCGGGCGCGATCGACGCCTCGCTGCGGCGGATGCAGGTCGAGACGATCGACCTGTACCAGATCCACCGCCCCGATATCCTGGCCCACCCGCAAGAGGTCGCGCGCACGCTCGAAGACGCGGTTGCGGCAGGCAAGATCCGCAGCATCGGTGTGTCGAACTTCACGCAGGCCCAGACCGAAGCCCTCGCCCATTTCCTCGACACCCCGCTGGTGGCGACCCAGCCCGAAATCAGCCCGCTGCGGATCGACTGCTTTGAAAACGGCGAGCTGGACCAGGCCATGCGGCTGGGCATGACCCCGCTGGCATGGTCGCCGCTGGGCGGCGGACGCTTGCTCGCGCCCGAGAGCGCGCGCGACAAGGACGTCGCCACCGAACTCGACCGGATCGCGGCAGAGCAAGGCGTCAGCCGCTCGGTCGCAGCCTATGGCTGGCTGATGGCCCATCCGGCGGGCATCGTGCCGATCATCGGCTCGCAAAGCACCGCCCGCATCGCCGAAAGCACCCAGGCGCTCGGCATGCGCTGGACACGGCAGGATTGGTACGCGGTGCTGGTCGCCGCGCGTGGTGAGAGGCTTCCCTGA
- a CDS encoding NADPH-dependent FMN reductase translates to MTLRIVAIGGTVYPGSTTEMALRYATRPSVEAGAEVTVFGAEYIGALPHYRGLGHAVDTGTELVEAVRAADGIIIAAPGYHGTISGLVKNALDYLEDLAKDDRPYLHERPVGLIATAYGDQAAMGTLLTMRGIVHALRGWPTPMGATVRTYSGLFSPEGECLDDRARLQLQLVGEQVISAAGKFAAQAGKA, encoded by the coding sequence ATGACGCTCCGCATCGTCGCCATCGGCGGCACGGTCTATCCCGGCAGCACGACCGAAATGGCGCTGCGCTACGCGACCCGCCCCTCGGTCGAGGCCGGCGCCGAGGTTACCGTGTTCGGGGCCGAGTATATCGGCGCGTTGCCGCATTACCGCGGGCTCGGCCATGCCGTCGATACCGGGACCGAACTGGTCGAGGCGGTGCGGGCGGCGGACGGCATCATCATCGCTGCGCCCGGCTATCACGGGACCATCTCCGGCCTGGTCAAGAACGCACTCGACTACCTCGAGGACCTGGCCAAGGACGACCGGCCCTACCTGCACGAGCGACCGGTCGGTCTGATCGCCACCGCCTATGGCGACCAGGCGGCGATGGGCACGCTGCTGACCATGCGCGGGATCGTCCACGCGCTGCGCGGCTGGCCGACCCCGATGGGGGCGACGGTGCGCACCTACAGCGGGCTGTTTTCGCCCGAAGGCGAATGCCTGGACGACCGCGCGCGGCTGCAGTTGCAGCTGGTGGGGGAGCAGGTGATCTCCGCAGCGGGCAAGTTCGCGGCACAGGCGGGGAAGGCCTGA
- a CDS encoding glycerol-3-phosphate dehydrogenase, giving the protein MTEIPTPLYDVAVIGGGINGCGIARDAAGRGAKVLLLEAGDLAQGTSSASSKLIHGGLRYLEHYEFGLVRESLSERETLWAIAPHIIWPMRFVLPHVQGLRPRWLLRLGLFLYDHIGGRKLLPATQSVALRGHPAGAPLKHEFVNGFVYSDCWADDARLVVLNARDAADRGAEIRTRCRVTGFAREGDVWRIHAGGGTFRARAIVNAGGPGVLKVLEAGHVPDANRMRLVRGSHIVVRNLFDHDYAYFFQLPDGRIFFAIPYEEDFTLIGTTDADHTGPLDHVTASADEIAYLCEGANRFFRQQLSPEDVVWSYAGVRPLIDDGSGKPEAATRGYRLELSDAGEGAALLNIFGGKLTVYRHLAQEAVDRLAARLPLDDRSGWTADEALPGGNFTIGTLDAIIAEIAARYPFLEGQTVRRMAHAYGTTSFEILGDATSLADCGHHFGYGLTEREVEHLTTNEWARTADDILWRRTKLGLRFTPAEARALAEHINERIAA; this is encoded by the coding sequence ATGACCGAAATCCCCACCCCCCTCTACGACGTCGCCGTAATCGGTGGCGGCATCAACGGCTGCGGCATTGCCCGCGACGCCGCCGGGCGCGGGGCGAAGGTGTTGCTGCTGGAGGCGGGGGACTTGGCGCAGGGGACCTCGTCCGCCTCGTCCAAACTGATCCACGGCGGATTGCGCTATCTCGAGCACTACGAGTTTGGCCTCGTGCGCGAGTCGCTCTCAGAGCGCGAAACGCTGTGGGCCATCGCCCCGCATATCATCTGGCCGATGCGCTTCGTCCTGCCGCATGTGCAGGGCCTGCGCCCGCGTTGGCTGCTGCGACTGGGGCTGTTTCTTTACGACCACATCGGCGGGCGCAAGCTCCTGCCGGCGACCCAGAGTGTTGCCCTGCGTGGCCATCCGGCGGGCGCACCGCTCAAGCATGAGTTCGTCAACGGCTTCGTCTATTCGGACTGCTGGGCCGACGATGCCCGGCTTGTCGTCCTCAACGCGCGTGATGCCGCCGATCGCGGGGCCGAGATCCGCACCCGCTGCCGCGTGACCGGCTTTGCCCGCGAAGGCGATGTATGGCGTATCCATGCCGGGGGCGGGACCTTCCGCGCCCGCGCCATCGTCAATGCCGGCGGACCGGGCGTGCTCAAAGTGCTCGAGGCTGGCCATGTCCCGGATGCCAACCGCATGCGACTGGTACGCGGATCGCATATCGTTGTCCGCAATCTGTTCGACCACGACTACGCCTATTTCTTCCAGTTGCCCGACGGGCGCATCTTCTTCGCCATTCCCTACGAGGAAGACTTCACCCTGATCGGCACCACCGATGCCGACCACACCGGTCCGCTCGACCATGTCACCGCCAGCGCCGACGAGATCGCCTATCTGTGCGAAGGGGCGAACCGCTTCTTCCGCCAGCAGCTCAGCCCGGAGGACGTGGTCTGGAGCTATGCCGGAGTGCGGCCGCTGATAGACGACGGTTCGGGTAAGCCCGAGGCTGCAACACGCGGATATCGGCTCGAACTGTCGGACGCAGGCGAAGGCGCTGCGTTGCTCAACATCTTCGGCGGCAAGCTGACGGTCTATCGCCACTTGGCGCAGGAGGCGGTGGACCGGCTTGCTGCGCGGTTGCCACTGGACGACCGCTCGGGCTGGACCGCCGACGAAGCCCTGCCCGGCGGCAATTTTACCATCGGCACGTTGGATGCCATCATCGCTGAGATCGCCGCTCGTTACCCATTCCTCGAAGGCCAAACCGTGCGCCGTATGGCCCATGCTTATGGTACGACATCGTTCGAGATCCTCGGCGACGCGACGAGCCTCGCTGACTGCGGCCATCACTTCGGCTACGGCCTGACCGAGCGCGAGGTCGAGCATCTCACCACCAACGAATGGGCCCGCACCGCCGACGACATCCTCTGGCGCCGGACCAAGCTGGGCCTGCGCTTCACGCCCGCCGAGGCGCGGGCGCTGGCAGAACATATCAACGAAAGGATCGCGGCATGA
- a CDS encoding LLM class flavin-dependent oxidoreductase codes for MTDKQQCEIAWFSALCDDDYEFLGVPDPQLASSWEHCRNIVLRAEEGGFDNILLPSGYQLGVDTTIFAAAVAPYLSRMKLLWATRMGEDWPPQLARRIATLDRILGWNADQTAGRLNVNIISSDMPGQAMESAPRYRRGTEIMKIVRALLNGEHLDFDGEFYQLKLDPARITTLSGRCPPFYFGGLSHEARECAAEAADVYLMWPDTMDKVRENVADLTERAAKYGRKLKFGYRAHVIVRETEEEARAYADRLLSKLDDAAGQAIREKSLDAKNYGVQRQAELRGAAGGDGFVEDNLWTGIGRARSGCGAAIVGNPDQVLAKLRAYQAEGIEAFILSGYPHTTEADLFARHVLPHIEHGPLKF; via the coding sequence ATGACCGACAAGCAACAATGCGAAATCGCGTGGTTCTCCGCGCTGTGCGATGACGATTACGAATTCCTCGGCGTGCCCGACCCGCAGCTCGCCTCTAGCTGGGAGCATTGCCGCAACATCGTGCTGCGCGCCGAAGAGGGCGGGTTCGACAACATCCTGCTGCCCTCCGGCTACCAGCTCGGCGTCGACACCACGATATTCGCCGCCGCCGTCGCGCCCTATCTCAGCCGGATGAAGCTGCTGTGGGCGACCCGCATGGGCGAGGACTGGCCGCCGCAGCTGGCGCGCCGCATCGCCACGCTCGACCGCATCCTCGGCTGGAACGCCGACCAGACCGCCGGGCGCCTCAACGTCAATATCATCTCCTCCGATATGCCGGGGCAGGCGATGGAAAGCGCCCCGCGCTACCGCCGCGGGACCGAGATCATGAAGATCGTCCGCGCGCTGCTCAATGGCGAGCATCTGGATTTCGACGGCGAGTTCTACCAGCTCAAGCTCGACCCGGCGCGGATCACCACGCTCAGCGGCAGGTGCCCGCCATTCTATTTCGGCGGTCTCAGCCACGAGGCCCGCGAATGCGCGGCAGAAGCAGCCGATGTCTATCTGATGTGGCCCGACACCATGGACAAGGTGCGCGAGAACGTCGCCGACCTGACCGAACGGGCCGCGAAATACGGCCGCAAGCTCAAGTTCGGCTACCGCGCCCATGTGATCGTGCGGGAGACCGAGGAAGAGGCGCGCGCCTATGCCGACCGGCTGCTGTCGAAGCTCGACGACGCGGCAGGGCAGGCGATCCGCGAGAAGTCGCTCGATGCCAAGAACTACGGCGTCCAGCGGCAGGCCGAATTGCGCGGCGCGGCGGGCGGCGACGGCTTTGTCGAGGACAATCTGTGGACCGGCATCGGCCGCGCACGCTCGGGCTGCGGCGCCGCGATCGTCGGCAACCCCGACCAGGTGCTGGCCAAGCTGCGCGCCTACCAGGCCGAAGGGATCGAGGCTTTCATCCTCTCCGGCTATCCGCACACCACCGAAGCAGACCTGTTCGCGCGGCATGTCTTGCCCCATATAGAGCATGGCCCGCTGAAGTTCTGA
- a CDS encoding DUF3883 domain-containing protein, which produces MTPVYGSLKPLLHFDKRGLKLSMADEDWDDTENDLIVADYFAMLTDELAGRRYNKSEHRRNLLELLPKRNNSAIEFKHRNISAAMDFLGQQRIDGYKSLYSYQGSLVDAVIRWLDANPEWTATNHTEAVDEVGNSLKDGTDAVLWIGPAPTYSNEPPPVDPKFAAAVAKKYDVAQRDARNRALGKAGEERVLLHEKTVLQNSHRSDLADKVRWTAMEEGDGAGFDIFSFEPDGRERLIEVKTTNGWDRTPFHITRNEIAVAEANRDTWHLVRLWNFSRKPRAFSICPPLDAHVLLTATSFLASLH; this is translated from the coding sequence TTGACGCCGGTCTATGGATCGTTGAAACCGCTATTACACTTCGACAAGCGAGGCTTGAAACTGAGCATGGCAGACGAAGATTGGGATGATACTGAAAACGATCTGATCGTCGCTGACTACTTCGCCATGCTAACCGACGAATTGGCTGGTCGCCGCTACAACAAGTCGGAGCACCGGAGGAATCTCCTTGAGCTCCTGCCAAAGCGCAACAACTCCGCAATTGAGTTTAAACACCGCAACATCAGTGCAGCGATGGATTTCCTCGGCCAGCAAAGGATCGACGGCTACAAGTCGCTTTACAGCTACCAAGGTTCCTTGGTCGACGCGGTGATCCGTTGGCTGGATGCCAACCCAGAATGGACGGCAACCAATCATACTGAGGCGGTGGATGAGGTCGGAAATTCGCTGAAGGACGGTACGGACGCAGTTCTCTGGATCGGTCCCGCACCGACTTACTCAAACGAACCGCCGCCGGTTGATCCAAAATTTGCAGCAGCTGTCGCAAAGAAATACGACGTCGCCCAACGCGACGCCCGCAATCGCGCTCTGGGCAAGGCAGGCGAAGAACGAGTCTTGCTTCACGAAAAAACTGTTCTGCAGAACTCCCACAGGAGCGACCTCGCCGACAAAGTACGCTGGACCGCGATGGAGGAGGGCGATGGTGCCGGCTTTGATATCTTCAGCTTCGAACCCGATGGGCGGGAACGACTGATCGAAGTCAAGACGACGAATGGTTGGGACAGAACGCCGTTTCACATAACGCGAAATGAGATTGCTGTTGCTGAAGCCAATCGCGACACTTGGCACCTCGTTCGCTTGTGGAACTTCTCGCGCAAGCCGCGAGCTTTTTCGATCTGTCCTCCACTCGACGCCCATGTGTTGCTGACCGCAACGAGTTTCCTCGCGTCCCTCCATTGA
- a CDS encoding ion channel, with the protein MHIGMIHLAKRAVATSAPGSLNLGLAYLIVLVSHLIVTGLFAVGFAGAAGLGLGGFEKGPVMSAMALYYFSLINITTLGLGDIYPTGHLRALAGIESLTGFLLISCTAQFVFQTMAKQEK; encoded by the coding sequence ATGCACATCGGCATGATCCACTTGGCGAAGCGCGCAGTTGCGACAAGCGCGCCCGGCTCTTTGAACTTGGGCCTCGCGTATCTCATCGTTCTCGTCAGTCACCTGATCGTCACGGGCCTTTTTGCTGTTGGGTTTGCCGGTGCAGCCGGTCTCGGGCTCGGCGGTTTCGAGAAAGGGCCCGTTATGAGCGCCATGGCCCTATACTACTTCTCGCTCATCAATATCACCACGCTCGGACTCGGAGACATCTATCCGACCGGGCACCTACGCGCGCTTGCAGGGATCGAATCCCTAACCGGCTTCCTTCTGATCAGCTGCACGGCGCAATTCGTTTTCCAGACAATGGCGAAACAGGAGAAATGA